AGGTTGCGGACCAGGACCTGGCCCTCCTGCAGTTCGGGTACCGGTACCTCCGCCAGGCGGAAGTTCTGCTCCGTCGGCCACCCTTCGGGGCGGGAAGCAAGCTGGATTTCGCGGCCGGTTTCGGGGTAACTGCTCATGGAATGAACCTTACTGTCGGGGTTGATGGTCAGTATTTACTTCGCCACGGCTCTATTTCGCCACGGTGCTATTTCGCCACGGCCTGCCGCAGCGCGGCAGTGACCTTGGCGAGGGTGTCCTGCAGGCTCTCCAGGTCCTGCGGTGCCAGTCCGGCGGAGGCTGCGAGCCGGTCCGGCAGGTTCCTCGCGTCATGTTCGAGCGCGCGGCCGGCATCCGTCAGATGGATACGGACGCGCCTTTCGTCCTCGACGGCACGACGGCGCTGCACCAGGTCCGCTGCCTCCAGCCGCTTGAGCAGCGGCGAAAGCGTGCCGGAATCCAGGTCCAGCGCCTCCCCCAGGTCCCGGACGCTTTGGGCGTCCTTCTCCCAGAGCAGCGACATCACCAGGTACTGCGGGTAGGTCAGCCCCATCTCTTCAAGCATCGGACGATAGAGGGCCGTGGCCGCCCGGGAGGCGGAGTACAGCGAGAAGCACACCTGTCGCTGTAGGGATTCGTTCATGGACCCACCGTAGGGCACAATTCAATTGTGCACAACCTGTTTCCGGTCGGCGCGCTGGATGCGCCCTTACCTGTTTCGACACAGGTGCTGCCCTAGGCTGTTCCGAATGCAGAGCATCCCCGATTACCGCCGCACGGCCGCCAGGCGTTCCTGGGACGGGTTGCCGGCAGTCCTGCAGTCGCGGTTCAGAACATACCTGGGCGGCAGGATCACGTCGGTGCAGCCGGCGGGCGGCGGCTTCACGCCGGGTTTCGCTGCGGTTCTCGGGAACGACGCCGGGGCGCGCGTCTTCGTGAAGGCGGCACCGGCGTCGGACGCTGTCACTTATCCGTCATA
This genomic stretch from Arthrobacter sp. zg-Y1110 harbors:
- a CDS encoding MarR family winged helix-turn-helix transcriptional regulator translates to MNESLQRQVCFSLYSASRAATALYRPMLEEMGLTYPQYLVMSLLWEKDAQSVRDLGEALDLDSGTLSPLLKRLEAADLVQRRRAVEDERRVRIHLTDAGRALEHDARNLPDRLAASAGLAPQDLESLQDTLAKVTAALRQAVAK